One stretch of Halichoerus grypus chromosome 10, mHalGry1.hap1.1, whole genome shotgun sequence DNA includes these proteins:
- the TCFL5 gene encoding transcription factor-like 5 protein isoform X2, protein MSGPGPREPPQAGGPAGPEGADAAPGEAGLSFTTTDLSLVEMTEVEYTQLQHILYSHMEAAAADGELDARLSSAFLAAAAPGAAAGGFAAAGGAAAAAAGGAAPVYPVLCPPALADGGFAGAAPCLGHVDFQELRMMLLSEAGAPAPAAAAAAAPAPAEKTPGADDPGPGAQRPKAPDGGGKENAEGAPEARAKSAVRVRLEDRFNSIPAEPPPAPRGAEPPEPGVALNNLVTLIRHPSEFMNVPLHQQQNKCTTLVKNKTAAAATALQFTCPLFTANACSAAGGSSLSQTQGSGNPCSILEAAKHQDIGLPRAFSFCYQQEIESTKQTLGGRNKALPEQVWIKVGEALCKQAINKRNRSRIRQLDTNVERRALGEIQNVGEGSTSTQGAWPPAESSQANLGEQAQSGPQGGRSQRRERHNRMERDRRRRIRICCDELNLLVPFCNAETDKATTLQWTTAFLKYIQERHGDSLKKEFESVFCGKTGRRLKLTRPDSLVARPAQEGLQSSPAMDVK, encoded by the exons ATGTCGGGCCCCGGGCCGCGGGAGCCGCCGCAGGCGGGCGGGCCGGCGGGCCCCGAGGGCGCGGACGCGGCGCCGGGCGAGGCGGGGCTGAGCTTCACGACCACCGACCTGAGCCTGGTGGAGATGACGGAGGTGGAGTATACGCAGCTGCAGCACATCCTCTACTCGCACatggaggcggcggcggccgacGGCGAGCTCGACGCGCGCCTCAGCTCGGCCTTCCTGGCGGCCGCGGCGCCGGGCGCGGCGGCGGGCGGCTTCgcggcggcggggggcgcggcggcggcggcggcggggggcgcggcGCCCGTGTACCCGGTGCTGTGCCCGCCCGCGCTGGCCGACGGCGGCTTCGCGGGCGCAGCGCCCTGCCTGGGCCACGTCGACTTCCAGGAGCTGCGCATGATGCTGCTGAGCGAGGCGGGCGCCcctgcccccgccgccgccgccgccgccgcccccgcccccgccgagAAGACGCCGGGCGCCGACGACCCCGGCCCCGGCGCGCAGCGGCCCAAGGCGCCCGACGGCGGCGGCAAGGAGAACGCGGAGGGCGCGCCCGAGGCGCGGGCCAAGTCGGCCGTGCGCGTCCGCCTGGAGGACCGCTTCAACAGCATCCCTGCCGAgccgccgcccgccccgcgcgGCGCCGAGCCCCCCGAGCCCGGCGTGGCGCTCAACAA TTTGGTAACTCTTATCCGACATCCTTCCGAATTCATGAACGTCCCTCTACATcagcaacaaaacaaatgcacgacattggtgaaaaataaaaccgCAGCGGCCGCCACCGCTTTACAATTTACATGCCCTCTGTTCACGGCCAATGCGTGCTCTGCTGCGGGGGGCTCGAGCCTCTCACAGACCCAG GGTTCTGGTAACCCATGTTCTATACTCGAAGCTGCCAAGCATCAGGACATTGGATTGCCTAgagcattttctttctgttaccaGCAGGAAATTGAATCCACTAAACAGACTTTGGGCGGTAGAAACAAAGCTTTGCCTGAGCAGGTTTGGATTAAAGTAGGAG AAGCGCTATGTAAGCAAGCCATAAATAAGAGGAATCGGAGTAGAATACGTCAGCTGGACACAAATGTAGAACGAAGAGCCCTTGGAGAGATTCAGAACGTGGGCGAAGGCTCGACCTCCACACAGGGCGCTTGGCCGCCTGCGGAGTCCTCGCAGGCAAACCTCGGGGAGCAGGCCCAGAGCGGGCCCCAGGGAGGAAGGTCGCAGCGTAGGGAGAGGCACAACCGCATGGAAAGAGATAGAAG GCGCAGAATCCGCATTTGCTGTGATGAGTTGAATCTTTTAGTCCCGTTCTGCAATGCGGAGACGGATAAGGCGACCACCCTGCAGTGGACCACGGCGTTCCTGAAGTACATTCAGGAAAGACATGGAGATTCTCTTAAAAAG
- the TCFL5 gene encoding transcription factor-like 5 protein isoform X1, translating to MSGPGPREPPQAGGPAGPEGADAAPGEAGLSFTTTDLSLVEMTEVEYTQLQHILYSHMEAAAADGELDARLSSAFLAAAAPGAAAGGFAAAGGAAAAAAGGAAPVYPVLCPPALADGGFAGAAPCLGHVDFQELRMMLLSEAGAPAPAAAAAAAPAPAEKTPGADDPGPGAQRPKAPDGGGKENAEGAPEARAKSAVRVRLEDRFNSIPAEPPPAPRGAEPPEPGVALNNLVTLIRHPSEFMNVPLHQQQNKCTTLVKNKTAAAATALQFTCPLFTANACSAAGGSSLSQTQGSGNPCSILEAAKHQDIGLPRAFSFCYQQEIESTKQTLGGRNKALPEQVWIKVGEEALCKQAINKRNRSRIRQLDTNVERRALGEIQNVGEGSTSTQGAWPPAESSQANLGEQAQSGPQGGRSQRRERHNRMERDRRRRIRICCDELNLLVPFCNAETDKATTLQWTTAFLKYIQERHGDSLKKEFESVFCGKTGRRLKLTRPDSLVARPAQEGLQSSPAMDVK from the exons ATGTCGGGCCCCGGGCCGCGGGAGCCGCCGCAGGCGGGCGGGCCGGCGGGCCCCGAGGGCGCGGACGCGGCGCCGGGCGAGGCGGGGCTGAGCTTCACGACCACCGACCTGAGCCTGGTGGAGATGACGGAGGTGGAGTATACGCAGCTGCAGCACATCCTCTACTCGCACatggaggcggcggcggccgacGGCGAGCTCGACGCGCGCCTCAGCTCGGCCTTCCTGGCGGCCGCGGCGCCGGGCGCGGCGGCGGGCGGCTTCgcggcggcggggggcgcggcggcggcggcggcggggggcgcggcGCCCGTGTACCCGGTGCTGTGCCCGCCCGCGCTGGCCGACGGCGGCTTCGCGGGCGCAGCGCCCTGCCTGGGCCACGTCGACTTCCAGGAGCTGCGCATGATGCTGCTGAGCGAGGCGGGCGCCcctgcccccgccgccgccgccgccgccgcccccgcccccgccgagAAGACGCCGGGCGCCGACGACCCCGGCCCCGGCGCGCAGCGGCCCAAGGCGCCCGACGGCGGCGGCAAGGAGAACGCGGAGGGCGCGCCCGAGGCGCGGGCCAAGTCGGCCGTGCGCGTCCGCCTGGAGGACCGCTTCAACAGCATCCCTGCCGAgccgccgcccgccccgcgcgGCGCCGAGCCCCCCGAGCCCGGCGTGGCGCTCAACAA TTTGGTAACTCTTATCCGACATCCTTCCGAATTCATGAACGTCCCTCTACATcagcaacaaaacaaatgcacgacattggtgaaaaataaaaccgCAGCGGCCGCCACCGCTTTACAATTTACATGCCCTCTGTTCACGGCCAATGCGTGCTCTGCTGCGGGGGGCTCGAGCCTCTCACAGACCCAG GGTTCTGGTAACCCATGTTCTATACTCGAAGCTGCCAAGCATCAGGACATTGGATTGCCTAgagcattttctttctgttaccaGCAGGAAATTGAATCCACTAAACAGACTTTGGGCGGTAGAAACAAAGCTTTGCCTGAGCAGGTTTGGATTAAAGTAGGAG AAGAAGCGCTATGTAAGCAAGCCATAAATAAGAGGAATCGGAGTAGAATACGTCAGCTGGACACAAATGTAGAACGAAGAGCCCTTGGAGAGATTCAGAACGTGGGCGAAGGCTCGACCTCCACACAGGGCGCTTGGCCGCCTGCGGAGTCCTCGCAGGCAAACCTCGGGGAGCAGGCCCAGAGCGGGCCCCAGGGAGGAAGGTCGCAGCGTAGGGAGAGGCACAACCGCATGGAAAGAGATAGAAG GCGCAGAATCCGCATTTGCTGTGATGAGTTGAATCTTTTAGTCCCGTTCTGCAATGCGGAGACGGATAAGGCGACCACCCTGCAGTGGACCACGGCGTTCCTGAAGTACATTCAGGAAAGACATGGAGATTCTCTTAAAAAG